GCAGAAAACATTTGTATTAACGAATTGTAAGTACACTCATCTGGTGAAATACCAGACTCCTTCATGTTCTCAAGTAGAGAAGTGACTCTGTCATATCGTTTGGCTAAACCATAAGCCTTGACCATCACATTATATTCCACAATGTCCCTCTTGCCCCCAACTCCCCTAGCATAGTGGAAAACATGCTCGGCTTCTTCCCATAGACACCTCTCTGCAAAAGCATCAATGATAGCAGCAACAATCTTGGATGAAACCTCCAGAGCTCTGAAATGCCTTTCAAAGAACACATGTGCCTTATCAAGAAATCCTTGATCAATATACATCTTCATGACAACTGGCAAGAACTGTCCAAGAACACAAGTTCCAGACTGCATAATCTCTTCGATCACATCTTCTGCTTCTCGCACCATTTTCCTCTCGCATAGCACTTGCAACACAACCCTATAGCTCACGACATCAGCACACAACCCTGTCCTCCCAATTTGATGGTAGTACTTCAAAACTCCCTCCACATCTCCCATTGAAGCAAACACCGTCATCATCACATTGTACGTCTTAATGTCCGGAGTGACACCCCTGATGACCATGTTAGCAAGCAGCGCCTCTGCCACCTCCATGCGGCCATGCAACCCAAATACATTGATCATCGTATTGAAAGTATATATGTCTGGCACAACCTGATAAACCAGCATATCAACAAACATTTCCATCGCGTCCTTGAGCCTCCCAGCCTTCCCATAAAGGGCGATCAACGTGTTATAGGTAACAACAAGCTTTGGCTTCCTAGGAACTTCCTCAACGCCAGAGGGGCCAGCAGAATCAAGTTTGTCATGACACAGGTCAGCCAACAAGAATTGCATCTGTCCATGGCAAGAAACCGTTGTGTAGTCAAGatgaagaaattcaacatcAAACCTGCCGTCGCACCAATTATTGAAGAGGGCGAGGGCGTCTGAGTAGCGGCCGTCGTCCTTGAGGATGCGGACAAAGGTGTTCATGGACACCTCGTCAGGGGCGACACCTTGTGCGCGCATGTGCAGGAGAAGCAGAAGGGATTCCTGTGCCaagccggccttggcgagcgcATCGGCGAGGGCGGTGTATGCCGGATTGGTGGGTGTGAGAGCGTCGTCTCGGACCATCCTGAGCCAGGTGCGGCGGAGCTCGGACCACCtgcgggcgcgggcgaggtGGCGGAGGAGTACGCTGTAGTGTACGGGGTTGGGGGCGTAGCCCGGGAGCGCGCGCACGCGGTCGAACaggtcgcgggcgcggcgccAGTGGCGCTGCCGCGAAAGGAGCGCTGTCTGCTCGCGAACGGACATGGACGCGAGGGTCTGATGGGAGGGGTAGAGGGCGGCGCTGGTGGGGTTCCTGGaagcggtggaggaggtggtAGCGGGGACGGGGGCAAGGTTGTTGCACGACAGGGGAGACGGCGGGGCCAGACGGGGAAGGTGGAGACGGCACGCGGCTGCGGAGTGAGGAGGGAGGAGCTTGGCGTGTGATCCGGTAGTCGGAAGCTTCCCGGCTCCGGTGACggcggagccggcggccggagggcAGGCAGGGGTGAGAGTCATGCTGGCCCCGAGCAAGCGAAAGCagaagggaaggaaggagacGAGTGACGAGGGGTTTAACGCCTGCGGAGCCCCCTGCTGACGGATTTGTTTCCCTAAAATCAACCGATGTGCATTGTGCAATACCCGAAAATGCCTCCCATGGTTCAGGGTGGGCCAAAAAACCGAGAAACCGGGACCGATCACCGAAAAACCGAGAACCGAAGCCGATTAGACCGAAACCAAAGAACCATATTAAACTTCGGCCAGACACCTGAAAAAACCGAAGTATTCACGAATGGCCGCCCCTAGCCCAACCGTTACCCATGATTCCTAATTAATCTCCTCGTCTAAACCATCAGGCCGACTCCTCGTCTCCTCGAGACCTCGAGTTTCGAGTCGAGACACTTTGTCTCCTCCTTAGTCCTGATaagttatagccttccagGCTTCCACGACTCCGTCGTTTTATCTCCCAAACCCTCGCCACGCTCGGCGGCCATAGCCCATCACATCGCACCGGCCGACGGCGAGCGTCCGACAGCCGTTCTCCTCTTCTGGCCGCTGACGCCTTCATCCTGACCTGGTCTGCCTTGCGCACTGAGAAGCcaacgacggcggcgcgataACAACGAGCAAGAGCAAGTTAGCAACCAGGTGACTGTACCGAACTTGCCAGTGTATTCAATCTCTCTAAATCTTTACTGAGTCTTTCTTTTTGCGAAGTAAATCTCTACTGAGTCTACTCTATGAACTATGAATCTCTGTACTGCTATCGGATTCTTCAAGTCTTTTtgcttatttttattttcttcttggcTCTTCCTTGTGTTAGATGTCCGAACTAGAAGAGAACACGGGATCGATGAACCTCATGCAGAGTGACAAGGGGGATGGAGAGAAGGATGATGATGCTGCTGCTACAGAGGGGAAGGACAAGGACGATGCTGCTGCTACAAATGGGAAGGACAAggacgctgctgctgctaatgAGGGGAAGGACAAGGACGGTGACAAAAAGGATGAGAAGAAGGATGCAAGGAAGGACATAGCTGCAAGATCAGATGTGTGGCAATACTTTGAGAAGATTAAGGTCGATGGTATCTTGCGGAGAGGGAAGTGCAACTACTGCAGCACTGAGATCCTAGCGCATCCTGTTCACAATGGTACGTCTGCCTTACACAGGCACTTTAATTCATGCAAGAAAAATCCCAATAAGAATAGTAAGGACAACAAACAAGGAACTCTGCAATTAACTAAGGGTGATAATCCTAATACTTGGAAGTTTGATCCCGAAGCACTTAGGAATGCATTTGTTGAAATGATAATAGAGGATGAGTTGCCATTTGCATTCGGTGAGAAATCGGGTTTTAAGAAATTCATGTCTAAAGCTTGCCCACGCTTTAATATCCCATCTAGGAGAACAGTTACTAGAGtgtaacattccaaaatttcaaacttttacatgtacattgcatccatgagcatcatgccacaattgcatatttgaattcaaattttgaatctcaaaaggctttaaaagatttggtttacaccgttttgagctttggattttcaaaccaatagggattatgcataaaaggggtttagtgcatgtataagctatcccataatttttggataattatttggagttgaaaaagtattttatttaaatagttatatagccctaaaggcatttataggtcaaatgtatttttatgtattttattttgaggggaaattactcccaaaagttgaatcatggtaaaacatgattttacaaattttctggaatttatttggaccaatttggagttcaaaatcaaaagttatggaagaaatgagaaaaagggaaaaagaaaaaaaaaagcggaAACCGGACCCGACCGGCcattttgggccgaaccggccccgtccCGCACGAACCGACCGAGCCGGACCGGCCCGACCAGCCGCATGCGCGCCCGAGCCACTGACGcgcggggcccacgcgtcagcATCTCCTTCCCCAATTCCGGCCGAAGATCCCGCGCCTGCCATGCTCGCCAGCCGCGCATTCACCGCCGAGAACTCCTCGCCCTGTCCTTTAAACGGGAGCCCGAGCGCGTCCCTTAAAAGCCCTCGCTCCCCTCTTCTCTTTTCCCCTTCTCCCCGCTCCCGATTTCGCCTCCAGGCCAcggaattgctcgccggagctccttcgcgtcgccgccgatctcgcgccgtcaccgccgctccggtgaaggatccgcgccgccgcccgccgcccgtccgTCGCCGACCGCGGAGCCGTCTCCGCCTCGcgcccccgagccgcccgccaCCCCGAGCtgctccccgccgccccgcgcgccccgCGTCGCGCCGCCACCCGCGACCCGCCTCCGCCCCGCACGGCACGCGTCGCGCCCGACGCCCGCTGCCCCGAGCACCCGCCCCCGCCGTCCGCCCGCCTCCgcgagcccgagcccgagccgccgccaaccgccgccgccaccggtcaTCTTCCCCAAGACCGGCAGCTccctggtaaaaaaaaaaaacaaaaccctaaccctagcccccGACCAACCAcaacgcgccacgtggcagagctttttcctttttctttttcggccGAAATACAAAtagcacttttgcagaaaagcccccgtcttttcaaatgatcataactttcaaaccgtttgaccaaaaaaattgaaccacacctttctggaatccttacGAAATGTAGAACCTTTTGGCACTgttcaatttcaaatttgaatatttgaatcacattcaaattgcagaatagagttttatgccatttaattcataactaattatttagaagtcctttttaattgaaaccagtgcccaaattattttttattgtcctctgtccaatgagacagataaataaatattttgaattaatttatttggttgatgccaataaaatctcattttaggatttaaatcctaacccttgcttttgcttaaaaaccctaattgcatgtgcttaattctcaaggccttggatcagtagatcacccaaataaaataaaccaaactcatgtcacatgttttgcattgcatcatggcatacatattcttttgcttgtatggtgtgtttatgtatgtgtatgtttgcctgattgtataattttctcggagagcgaactgtgtgactgtgaagagtgtctgaataccaactactatcaaggcaagttcactttgaccatcattccattattttattatgcactggatttttattagttgcattgttaggatttattactgtatctatactagctatgatctgtcctagtagtataggataccttttgtcatgaccttagcaccaattgccatcgtagtagtaaaatgctatgctatgagaatatacgagggtggtgttattacaatgtgatactattgaattatcTTATGATTTTCCTGGTGTATgtcaaaacaagtaattcaatgaaccgtcctgggtgggctgctttgagtattcggatgtcgtgacgttaggtccatttctatggggcctgctgagtcgtctctccgtgtgattcgggagtgtccatggtcgtctccccgtgcgattcggagaacgcctgcgtcacaatgtgcgatgccacccggggtaactaGAGACTgtactagtttcctgtttagtagcttccagtacaaccacatggtaatatgggctctaccaggatggatgtaagacatatgatcctggatccgagggattgtgcagatgtagccgtttaggtgggaacgtaggtccctcaggtggtccgggtgattatggtctgaaaattcctgtaatcgatgccgttgctactctaccctgaggacagcaagggattaacccgtcgatttctgtggggaaagtgtacaacctctcgagagtgtcaaactaagtacttagtcgtgtccccggttacggacaattatgagcaagtagatattggggctgtaaggaaggtctcactcattccaatttcctaataaaa
This is a stretch of genomic DNA from Brachypodium distachyon strain Bd21 chromosome 1, Brachypodium_distachyon_v3.0, whole genome shotgun sequence. It encodes these proteins:
- the LOC104584742 gene encoding pentatricopeptide repeat-containing protein At1g73710, whose protein sequence is MTLTPACPPAAGSAVTGAGKLPTTGSHAKLLPPHSAAACRLHLPRLAPPSPLSCNNLAPVPATTSSTASRNPTSAALYPSHQTLASMSVREQTALLSRQRHWRRARDLFDRVRALPGYAPNPVHYSVLLRHLARARRWSELRRTWLRMVRDDALTPTNPAYTALADALAKAGLAQESLLLLLHMRAQGVAPDEVSMNTFVRILKDDGRYSDALALFNNWCDGRFDVEFLHLDYTTVSCHGQMQFLLADLCHDKLDSAGPSGVEEVPRKPKLVVTYNTLIALYGKAGRLKDAMEMFVDMLVYQVVPDIYTFNTMINVFGLHGRMEVAEALLANMVIRGVTPDIKTYNVMMTVFASMGDVEGVLKYYHQIGRTGLCADVVSYRVVLQVLCERKMVREAEDVIEEIMQSGTCVLGQFLPVVMKMYIDQGFLDKAHVFFERHFRALEVSSKIVAAIIDAFAERCLWEEAEHVFHYARGVGGKRDIVEYNVMVKAYGLAKRYDRVTSLLENMKESGISPDECTYNSLIQMFSAGGFPQRANKLLRKMKETGLKPSCETYSAIIRTYSHSFLASEAIDLYNEMKASDVEPNVVVYGLLIDMFAETGQVEKALHYSNLMEESGITPNHIVLTSLIKAYSKVNCWKEAQGLYARMGNMDGGPDTIASNSMLNLYAKLGLVIEAKAIFDNLRRNNQADHVSYITMMFLYSNMCMLNESIKIAHELQNSSLISDHDSYNAVMACYMAKGNLRECAELVQKMLEDKTFPNASTFRMIFSAVKNINILSEEVLQLESAYSDGRNSAKQAIIAFLFSTAGMHAAALNICEHFLKPELTIDPCAYNVAFKVYASCGEVDKAFSLFTKMHASGFKPDPVTYIHLSTCYGISGMSEGMRRINGLLAYRNNEFSKYLHKTQVSYRETGSNNLAAQLVKE
- the LOC104584746 gene encoding uncharacterized protein LOC104584746 translates to MNLMQSDKGDGEKDDDAAATEGKDKDDAAATNGKDKDAAAANEGKDKDGDKKDEKKDARKDIAARSDVWQYFEKIKVDGILRRGKCNYCSTEILAHPVHNGEPGEE